In the Paramisgurnus dabryanus chromosome 5, PD_genome_1.1, whole genome shotgun sequence genome, one interval contains:
- the tcn2 gene encoding transcobalamin-2, producing MKGIVIIVSALLALTAGKPLESDHEELQLSLNKQLLHSVDIQDNLPNPSVHIALRLSKQHNLAKESEHLNRLKTDFHNDIEKSLKNNELAVGRLALYILALKSSCHDLESLHLTGNDEREPLFTHLKREMEEEKQNIAFSHRPKTNYYQYSLGILALCVSGIRVNAHVTQKLIHAVEHGQIKHGESLCVDSHAMAGMALQCLKDEGTGFKDSEELDKALATIKQRLLDSKRADGHMGNEFSTGLAVQALLAMGSTMDEIATAMEALRADARKGTYHNPMAISQVLPALHQQSYLSLKNKECRSEDDTLVLDAITETEVPPSQEKVSLQVEVITSNGEASLYFVHVPRGSSLFEALSFLQDKQKDFIFSTEESLWGPFLSMMNGEQARQTDRRYWHISSDGTSLNQGIKDYKIDSAQKITFKNTGY from the exons ATGAAGGGAATTGTCATTATTGTGAGTGCGCTACTGGCGCTAACTGCTGGAAAACCTCTTG AATCGGACCATGAGGAACTCCAGCTGTCCCTCAATAAACAGCTGCTGCATTCTGTGGATATTCAAGACAATCTGCCCAATCCAAGTGTGCACATCGCCCTGAGGCTCTCAAAACAACATAACCTAGCTAAAGAAAGCGAACATCTCAACCGTCTCAAGACAGACTTTCATAATGATATTGAGAA ATCTCTCAAAAACAATGAGTTGGCGGTTGGCCGTCTTGCCCTATACATCTTGGCATTGAAGTCTTCCTGCCATGACCTGGAAAGCCTGCATCTCACTGGTAATGATGAGCGGGAACCTCTCTTTACTCATCTGAAGAGAGAGATGGAAGAGGAGAAACAGAACATTGCAT TCAGTCACCGCCCAAAGACCAACTACTATCAGTACTCTCTTGGAATCCTGGCTTTGTGTGTGAGTGGCATTAGAGTTAATGCCCATGTCACCCAGAAACTCATCCATGCTGTTGAACACGGACAGATTAAACATGGAGAGTCCTTATGTGTGG ACTCACATGCTATGGCAGGCATGGCCCTTCAGTGTCTGAAAGATGAGGGAACTGGTTTTAAAGATTCAGAGGAGCTGGACAAGGCCCTTGCCACCATTAAGCAGAGGCTTCTTGACTCTAAAAGAGCTGATGGCCACATGGGTAATGAGTTTAGCACTGGACTGGCAGTGCAG GCTTTATTGGCTATGGGCAGTACAATGGATGAGATCGCCACTGCTATGGAGGCTTTAAGGGCAGATGCAAGAAAAGGAACATACCATAACCCCATGGCCATTTCCCAGGTCCTGCCTGCCCTACATCAACAATCATATCTCAGTCTAAAGAACAAAGAATGTCGCAGTGAGGATG ACACTCTTGTTTTGGACGCCATCACCGAAACAGAAGTTCCTCCAAGTCAGGAAAAAGTGTCTCTACAGGTGGAGGTCATTACATCAAACGGTGaagcatcactttattttgttcATGTACCCCGAGGCTCCTCGCTTTTCGAAGCCCTCAGTTTTCTCCAGGACAAGCAAAAAGATTTCAT CTTTAGTACAGAAGAGAGCTTATGGGGGCCATTCCTCAGTATGATGAATGGCGAACAAGCACGTCAAACTGATCGCAGATACTGGCATATTTCCTCTGATGGCACCTCTCTGAATCAGG GTATCAAAGACTATAAGATTGACTCGGCTCAAAAAATCACCTTTAAGAACACTGGGTACTGA
- the ccdc117 gene encoding coiled-coil domain-containing protein 117 isoform X1, producing the protein MQSPRSGSELEFLVFSHHAHFNNPNLSTICGPTKGSHHMTGGHMPNASWERRCMRKQRRRTDDGSCSAKRRKLMGEEEADEAEQPTPKVSRGWSVDSIAPSPSTESSLVQRQTEPRAVQRSLHFTASPSPIRKVHTEGSGMEVEAAQRRLQEIEDSITLEDDSDEEELDVEPAQRRPVLVLSDSLREGLQRGIADILPHTVAQSMNHSCMELVLWRPPEDPITQRLKDTLQRQQRKQLAANRQTPTPIPSVSNPLSPPSQPQFTAANEQTFSPLFSSPSVLNSGEEDMEL; encoded by the exons ATGCAGAGCCCCAGATCAGGAAGCGAGTTGGAGTTCCTTGTGTTTTCCCACCATGCACACTTTAATAACCCTAACTTGAGCACAATTTGTGGGCCAACCAAAGGCTCACATCATATGACTGGAGGACACATGCCAAATGC TAGCTGGGAGAGAAGATGTATGAGGAAGCAGAGAAGGAGGACAGATGATGG AAGCTGCAGTGCAAAAAGGCGAAAGCTGATGGGAGAGGAAGAAGCAGATGAAGCTGAGCAACCAACTCCTAAAGTGAGCCGGGGATGGTCTGTGGACTCCATCGCCCCTTCTCCTTCCACAGAGTCCAGCTTGGTTCAGCGTCAGACTGAACCCAGGGCAGTGCAGAGAAGTCTGCACTTTACAGCCTCTCCTTCCCCAATACGCAAAGTTCATACAGAGGGGTCAGGCATGGAGGTAGAGGCTGCTCAAAGGAGACTGCAGGAGATAGAAGATAG caTAACTTTGGAAGATGACAGTGATGAGGAGGAGTTGGATGTTGAACCAGCTCAGCGCAGACCAGTGCTGGTGTTATCTGACAGCTTGAGGGAGGGGCTTCAGCGAGGGATTGCTGACATTCTGCCCCATACAGTAGCACAGTCAAT GAACCACTCTTGTATGGAACTGGTGTTATGGCGCCCCCCAGAGGACCCTATCACCCAGAGGCTAAAAGACACATTACAAAGGCAGCAGCGCAAGCAGCTGGCAGCAAACAGACAGACCCCTACACCTATACCGTCGGTCAGCAACCCTCTCAGCCCCCCGTCCCAGCCCCAGTTCACAGCAGCCAATGAGCAAACTTTCAGTCCCCTGTTCAGCAGCCCTTCGGTCCTTAACTCTGGAGAAGAAGACATGGAGTTGTAG
- the ccdc117 gene encoding coiled-coil domain-containing protein 117 isoform X2: MQSPRSGSELEFLVFSHHAHFNNPNLSTICGPTKGSHHMTGGHMPNAWERRCMRKQRRRTDDGSCSAKRRKLMGEEEADEAEQPTPKVSRGWSVDSIAPSPSTESSLVQRQTEPRAVQRSLHFTASPSPIRKVHTEGSGMEVEAAQRRLQEIEDSITLEDDSDEEELDVEPAQRRPVLVLSDSLREGLQRGIADILPHTVAQSMNHSCMELVLWRPPEDPITQRLKDTLQRQQRKQLAANRQTPTPIPSVSNPLSPPSQPQFTAANEQTFSPLFSSPSVLNSGEEDMEL, from the exons ATGCAGAGCCCCAGATCAGGAAGCGAGTTGGAGTTCCTTGTGTTTTCCCACCATGCACACTTTAATAACCCTAACTTGAGCACAATTTGTGGGCCAACCAAAGGCTCACATCATATGACTGGAGGACACATGCCAAATGC CTGGGAGAGAAGATGTATGAGGAAGCAGAGAAGGAGGACAGATGATGG AAGCTGCAGTGCAAAAAGGCGAAAGCTGATGGGAGAGGAAGAAGCAGATGAAGCTGAGCAACCAACTCCTAAAGTGAGCCGGGGATGGTCTGTGGACTCCATCGCCCCTTCTCCTTCCACAGAGTCCAGCTTGGTTCAGCGTCAGACTGAACCCAGGGCAGTGCAGAGAAGTCTGCACTTTACAGCCTCTCCTTCCCCAATACGCAAAGTTCATACAGAGGGGTCAGGCATGGAGGTAGAGGCTGCTCAAAGGAGACTGCAGGAGATAGAAGATAG caTAACTTTGGAAGATGACAGTGATGAGGAGGAGTTGGATGTTGAACCAGCTCAGCGCAGACCAGTGCTGGTGTTATCTGACAGCTTGAGGGAGGGGCTTCAGCGAGGGATTGCTGACATTCTGCCCCATACAGTAGCACAGTCAAT GAACCACTCTTGTATGGAACTGGTGTTATGGCGCCCCCCAGAGGACCCTATCACCCAGAGGCTAAAAGACACATTACAAAGGCAGCAGCGCAAGCAGCTGGCAGCAAACAGACAGACCCCTACACCTATACCGTCGGTCAGCAACCCTCTCAGCCCCCCGTCCCAGCCCCAGTTCACAGCAGCCAATGAGCAAACTTTCAGTCCCCTGTTCAGCAGCCCTTCGGTCCTTAACTCTGGAGAAGAAGACATGGAGTTGTAG
- the LOC135732189 gene encoding uncharacterized protein, with amino-acid sequence MENVEHEGSGENTDELLSAEVDDEIDVYELIPLGLSHDHCDRLLDAIDAQLNHIQTQSQFQMREGTSKRNEFPSSTGYLDRSLSLSKDTGLGSTVPTNDKTTSTPDWTPSEGKCPQAEHQTVEILKVTDVWHPDGDGLCSASRNEQCRWRLERLLGKSTEAAGIRNEEDELTMDSICTEDFSTRFRDEMIDPGNGVAPPPDVPSTSSDTADNNERSNNHTQHLSKTPIGQLTGISMQSFDSVTIDTDLDTVCSEKVRRYLKSALSNKKGFRFSRENVFSAGPAIQSNTQSFSSDDEETSGEGSVSKRFSRGRRHPPSRNGKKQSSHQSKRNLSYTSSERPRDKIRINEDQLKDLKLSIAKLQQQKIAVVHTLGKLREEMDQTKTEQQSLQIIVRDSRAQAQNIRCEIHRLQVQKDLCLEEVRVLQEQQENLVQKPNISCHNCVSRSVSILERDEMDRLLDNAKSELFSEQRRFRHTIDSMQERLDEVIQEMEQKDEDFRSLQQKCISLEKQLADTIRETDQIKQSSQQDLKQHVSRFEVLERTVAQKDLLLRGLEEEKKALHLELSSLREEHSLKLTELQNRIKKEKEQEINQLNLQLTKRHQEELQLMKDEEVKRLKEALDQHAGEMRRQAEELTSETQEKIEKALKQEERKWTEQRETALKEQRGILEKQIEEAVKRGKVEVEKERRKTLELQSKVSELQKQTEKDVVHLKESLERSEQELRHLRAALSERDQKHQRRTAGLERQIGNWAQDIHTECVSLQELLKNNGVTVDSKHLPDSPTVPEALQGLQYLTKTTQHLINDLKNEISSQKRTAKHLSLDKERELHLQKEQITEEKKQALASLKEKLIQEHMKEISGLCTTNMDDDDETDGLLAHMHRQLQAKDDELKLVQKNMAEWKDKTTARLAHKFQLELTDGMDRRVAKPQAEQQKRLERLENEMRHLTGQCRDHKQSQLSSTALQTGPDFQHSPNTKDLTSYKLLQHLQSRIRQLKEGQAHCPSPVKWDRDDRNLGGSYLDTITPAQECYKTEGCIPSRTSCS; translated from the exons ATGGAAAATGTAGAACATGAGGGTTCTGGAGAGAACACTGATGAACTGCTCTCTGCAG AAGTGGATGACGAGATTGATGTTTATGAACTCATTCCTCTGGGATTGTCCCATGACCACTGCGATCGTCTGCTGGATGCCATTGATGCGCAATTGAATCATATACAG ACGCAAAGTCAATTCCAAATGCGTGAAGGCACCTCCAAGAGAAATGAATTTCCTTCTTCGACGG GTTATCTTGATCGGAGTTTGTCTTTAAGTAAAGACACAGGCCTGGGAAGCACTGTTCCAACAAATGATAAAACAACATCCACCCCTGACTGGACTCCTTCAG AAGGGAAATGTCCCCAAGCGGAACATCAGACAGTGGAGATTCTGAAGGTTACAGATGTGTGGCATCCAGATGGAGATGGCTTGTGCTCAGCGTCCAGGAACGAACAGTGCCGATGGAGGTTAGAGAGGCTTCTTGGGAAAAGTACTGAAGCAGCAGGGATAAGAAACGAGGAAGATGAACTCACAATGGACAGCATATGTACTGAGGATTTCTCAACACGCTTCAGAGATGAGATGATAGATCCTGGCAACG GTGTGGCTCCACCCCCTGATGTACCCTCTACCAGCAGTGACACTGCAGATAATAATGAACGGTCAAATAATCACACTCAGCATCTATCCAAAACACCAATTGGACAACTCACAG GAATTTCCATGCAGAGTTTTGATTCCGTCACCATAGACACTGATCTGGACACAGTGTGCTCAGAAAAGGTTCGAAGGTACCTGAAATCTGCACTCAGCAACAAGAAAG GATTCCGTTTTAGCAGAGAAAATGTATTCTCTGCTGGACCGGCCATACAAAGCAATACTCAATCTTTCAG CTCTGATGATGAAGAGACGAGTGGTGAAGGTTCTGTGTCAAAGCGTTTCTCCAGAGGCAGAAGACATCCACCCAGCAGGAACGGAAAAAAGCAAAGTTCTCACCAGAGCAAAAGAAATCTCTCCTACACT AGTTCAGAAAGACCTCGGGACAAGATCAGAATAAATGAAGATCAGCTCAAAGATTTGAAGCTCTCGATTGCTAAGCTTCAGCAGCAAAAAATA GCTGTGGTTCACACTTTGGGAAAGCTGAGAGAGGAAATGGACCAAACTAAGACAGAGCAGCAATCTCTACAGATCATAGTGAGAGACAGCAGAGCACAGGCCCAGAATATCAG GTGTGAAATACACCGACTGCAGGTCCAGAAGGATTTATGTCTGGAAGAGGTCAGGGTACTGCAGGAGCAACAGGAGAATTTAGTTCAGAAGCCAAACATCAGCTGTCACAAT TGTGTAAGCCGCAGTGTGTCCATTCTGGAAAGGGATGAGATGGACAGATTGCTGGATAATGCAAAATCTGAACTGTTCTCAGAACAGAGGCGTTTCAGGCACACAATAGACTCTATGCAAGAG AGGTTGGATGAGGTGATTCAAGAGATGGAGCAGAAGGACGAGGACTTTAGGTCTCTTCAACAGAAATGCATTAGCTTGGAAAAGCAGCTGGCTGATACCATCAGAGAAACAGACCAAATTAAAcag TCTTCACAGCAAGATCTAAAGCAGCACGTGAGCCGGTTTGAAGTGCTGGAGCGAACTGTTGCCCAGAAGGATTTGCTGCTGCGGGGGCTGGAGGAAGAGAAGAAGGCCCTTCATCTGGAGCTCTCTTCACTTAGAGAAGAACACAGTTTAAAGTTAACAGAACTACAAAACAGGATAAAGAAGGAAAAG GAACAAGAGATAAATCAACTGAATCTACAGTTAACAAAAAGACACCAAGAGGAACTTCAACTG ATGAAAGATGAGGAAGTCAAGAGACTTAAAGAAGCTCTAGACCAGCATGCGGGGGAAATGAGAAGGCAAGCAGAGGAGCTGACAAGTGAAACACAGGAAAAG ATTGAAAAGGCTTTGAAGCAAGAGGAGAGAAAGTGGACGGAGCAAAGAGAGACGGCTCTCAAAGAGCAGCGTGGGATTCTGGAAAAACAGATAGAAGAGGCAGTGAAGAGAGGAAAAGTGGaggtggagaaagagagaaggaAAACGCTGGAACTGCAGAGTAAAGTCTCTGAGCTTCAGAAA CAGACTGAGAAAGATGTGGTGCATCTTAAGGAGAGCTTGGAGCGCTCTGAGCAAGAGCTTCGACACCTGAGGGCCGCCCTCTCGGAAAGAGACCAAAAACACCAGAGAAGAACAGCTGGACTCGAGCGTCAGATCGGGAATTGGGCACAGGACATACACACTGAATGTGTCTCCCTACAAGAGCTGCTTAAGAACAATGGCGTGACTGTCGACAGCAAACACCTGCCTGACAG TCCTACAGTGCCTGAAGCTCTTCAGGGTCTGCAATATCTCACAAAAACCACACAACATCTTATAAATGATCTTAAAAATGAGATAAGCTCACAGAAACGCACTGCAAAGCATCTCAGTCTTGATAAG GAGCGAGAGCTTCATCTACAGAAAGAACAGATAACTGAGGAAAAGAAACAAGCACTGGCATCTCTAAaagaaaaactcatacag GAGCACATGAAGGAAATAAGCGGTTTATGTACAACCAACATGGATGATGACGATGAAACAGATGGACTGTTAGCACATATGCATAGGCAGCTGCAAGCGAAAGATGATGAACTCAAGCTGGTGCAGAAAAACATGGCAGAGTGGAAAGACAAAACCACTGCGAGACTCGCACACAAATTTCAGCTGGAGCTCACAGACGGGATGGATAG GAGGGTCGCAAAACCCCAAGCAGAGCAGCAGAAGAGATTGGAGAGACTGGAGAATGAGATGAGACATCTGACTGGG CAGTGCAGAGACCACAAACAATCCCAGTTATCCTCCACTGCTCTTCAAACTGGCCCAGACTTCCAACACTCCCCAAATACCAAGGATCTGACCTCATATAAACTTTTGCAGCACCTTCAGAGTCGCATTCGTCAACTGAAGGAGGGCCAGGCTCACTGTCCCAGCCCAGTGAAGTGGGACAGGGATGACAGAAACCTGGGAGGATCATATCTGGATACA ATTACTCCAGCCCAGGAATGCTACAAGACAGAAGGTTGCATTCCATCAAGGACCTCATGCAGTTGA
- the rnf181 gene encoding E3 ubiquitin-protein ligase RNF181 has translation MTSYFDEHDCEPTNPEEQYRQNALLELARSLMQGLDIDSGSFDLSDWDQRLPPPAAKTVVQSLPVVIISPEQADKGLKCPVCLLEFEEQETVREMPCKHMFHTGCILPWLSKTNSCPLCRLELPTDNPDYEEFKKDKERRRQREHRLEDLHGAMYT, from the exons ATGACTTCATACTTTGATGAACATGACTGTGAACCAACAAATCCCGAAGAACAGTACCGACAGAATGCCCTGCTGGAACTTGCAAG GTCTCTAATGCAGGGCCTAGACATAGACTCGGGTTCATTTGATTTGTCGGACTGGGACCAGCGACTCCCCCCTCCTGCAGCAAAGACTGTGGTTCAGAGTCTTCCTGTGGTCATTATCTCCCCTGAACAAGCAG ATAAAGGACTGAAGTGTCCGGTGTGTTTATTGGAGTTTGAGGAGCAAGAGACAGTAAGAGAGATgccatgtaagcatatgtttcaCACGGGGTGTATCCTGCCATGGCTCAGTAAG accAATTCCTGTCCATTGTGTCGACTTGAATTACCCACTGACAATCCAGACTATGAGGAGTTTAAAAAAGATAAG GAACGGAGAAGACAAAGAGAACACAGGCTAGAAGATCTACATGGAGCCATGTATACATGA